In Nocardioides faecalis, the following proteins share a genomic window:
- the arc gene encoding proteasome ATPase, which produces MTTGEGAPGARRTPDAAELQQQVRFLEEEIHDLRRRLVDAPGTGARSLEARLSETQRSLAAATAQNERLAGTLREARDQILKLKEEVDRLAQPPAGFGTFLQRNEDETVDVFTGGRKLRVTVSPNVDVDTLRTGQEVLLNEALNVVDAFAYETVGEVVMFKELLADGERVLVIANADEERVVRLAEPLLGTTLRAGDSLLLDSRAGYVYERVPKSEVEELVLEEVPDISYESIGGLGNQIEAIQDAVELPYLYPELFAEHELKPPKGILLYGPPGCGKTLIAKAVANSLAKKVAAKTGAEGKSYFLNIKGPELLNKYVGETERHIRLVFQRAREKASTGTPVIVFFDEMDSLFRTRGSGVSSDVENTIVPQLLSEIDGVELLENVLVIGASNREDMIDPAILRPGRLDVKIKIERPDAESARDIFSKYLTPGLPLHPDDLAEFGNDRRATVDGMIRATVERMYTETEENRFLEVTYANGDKEVLYFKDFNSGAMIQNIVDRAKKMAIKDFIDHQQKGLRVTHLLQACVDEFKENEDLPNTTNPDDWARISGKKGERIVFIRTLVTGKQGTEPGRSIDTVSDTGQYL; this is translated from the coding sequence ATGACGACAGGTGAAGGCGCTCCCGGCGCCCGGCGGACCCCGGACGCAGCAGAGCTGCAGCAGCAGGTCCGCTTCCTGGAGGAAGAGATCCACGACCTGCGCCGGCGTCTGGTCGACGCGCCCGGCACGGGGGCCCGGTCCCTGGAGGCGCGGCTCAGCGAGACCCAGCGCTCGTTGGCGGCGGCGACCGCGCAGAACGAGCGCCTTGCAGGAACCCTGCGCGAGGCTCGCGACCAGATCCTCAAGCTCAAGGAGGAGGTCGACCGGCTGGCCCAACCGCCCGCGGGCTTCGGCACGTTCCTGCAGCGCAACGAGGACGAGACCGTCGACGTGTTCACCGGCGGTCGCAAGCTGCGGGTCACGGTGAGCCCCAACGTCGACGTGGACACGCTGCGCACCGGCCAGGAGGTGCTGCTCAACGAGGCCCTGAACGTGGTCGACGCCTTCGCCTACGAGACGGTCGGCGAGGTGGTGATGTTCAAGGAGCTGCTCGCCGACGGCGAGCGGGTGCTGGTCATCGCGAACGCCGACGAGGAGCGGGTCGTCCGCCTCGCCGAGCCGCTGCTCGGCACGACCCTGCGCGCCGGCGACTCCCTGCTGCTGGACTCCCGCGCCGGCTACGTCTACGAGCGGGTGCCCAAGTCCGAGGTCGAGGAGCTCGTCCTGGAGGAGGTCCCGGACATCTCCTACGAGTCGATCGGTGGCCTCGGCAACCAGATCGAGGCGATCCAGGATGCCGTCGAGCTGCCGTACCTCTACCCCGAGCTGTTCGCCGAGCACGAGCTCAAGCCGCCGAAGGGCATCCTGCTCTACGGCCCGCCCGGATGCGGCAAGACGCTGATCGCGAAGGCCGTGGCCAACTCGCTGGCCAAGAAGGTAGCCGCGAAGACCGGCGCCGAGGGGAAGTCGTACTTCCTCAACATCAAGGGCCCCGAGCTCCTCAACAAGTACGTCGGCGAGACCGAGCGCCACATCCGGCTGGTGTTCCAGCGCGCTCGGGAGAAGGCCAGCACCGGCACCCCGGTCATCGTGTTCTTCGACGAGATGGACTCGCTGTTCCGCACCCGCGGCTCGGGCGTCTCCTCGGACGTGGAGAACACGATCGTCCCGCAGCTGCTCAGCGAGATCGACGGCGTCGAGCTGCTCGAGAACGTGCTGGTCATCGGTGCCTCGAACCGCGAGGACATGATCGACCCCGCGATCCTGCGTCCGGGCCGGCTCGACGTGAAGATCAAGATCGAGCGCCCCGACGCCGAGTCGGCGCGCGACATCTTCAGCAAGTACCTGACCCCGGGGCTGCCGCTGCACCCCGACGACCTGGCCGAGTTCGGCAACGACCGCCGGGCCACGGTCGACGGGATGATCCGGGCCACCGTGGAGCGGATGTACACCGAGACGGAGGAGAACCGCTTCCTCGAGGTGACCTACGCCAACGGTGACAAGGAGGTCCTGTACTTCAAGGACTTCAACTCCGGCGCGATGATCCAGAACATCGTCGACCGGGCGAAGAAGATGGCGATCAAGGACTTCATCGACCACCAGCAGAAGGGTTTGCGGGTCACGCACCTGCTGCAGGCGTGCGTGGACGAGTTCAAGGAGAACGAGGACCTGCCCAACACGACCAACCCCGACGACTGGGCGCGGATCTCGGGCAAGAAGGGGGAGCGGATCGTGTTCATCCGCACCCTGGTCACCGGCAAGCAGGGCACCGAGCCCGGTCGCTCCATCGACACCGTCTCCGACACCGGCCAGTACCTGTAA
- a CDS encoding DUF1206 domain-containing protein, which produces MSVTKSRTQDRAQQRARQMRDNTALDRLARAGMAGYGLVYVLIAWLAAQLALGRASGSASGEGAFAELSGSPLGKVSLWVVAIGLAGLCLRQAFQAVGGHGDHDGARRWVARVSSAVRGVVFATLAVLAVRTALGDGGSGGGSGEAGLSQRLLELPFGPVLVVGVGLVLIGVGIASAWRGLNDKWRKDLEVDGQTGHIGTVVTVLARVGYTGRAVAFALIAWLFVLAGLTHDPKKSGGLDQAVVRFRDEPWGPWVLVAVAVGLGCYGAFHVARGWYLRNR; this is translated from the coding sequence ATGAGCGTGACGAAGAGCAGGACCCAGGACCGGGCGCAGCAGCGAGCCCGCCAGATGCGCGACAACACGGCGCTCGACCGGCTGGCCCGCGCGGGCATGGCCGGCTATGGCCTCGTGTACGTGTTGATCGCGTGGCTGGCGGCCCAGCTGGCGCTCGGACGAGCCTCGGGGTCCGCCTCCGGCGAGGGAGCGTTCGCCGAGCTGTCGGGCAGCCCCCTCGGCAAGGTGAGCCTGTGGGTGGTGGCGATCGGCCTCGCGGGACTGTGCCTGCGCCAGGCGTTCCAGGCCGTCGGCGGGCACGGTGACCACGACGGCGCCCGGCGGTGGGTGGCCCGGGTGAGCTCGGCCGTGCGCGGCGTGGTGTTCGCGACGTTGGCCGTGCTGGCCGTGCGCACCGCCCTGGGCGACGGGGGCTCGGGCGGCGGATCCGGCGAGGCGGGCCTGTCCCAGCGGCTGCTGGAGCTGCCCTTCGGTCCGGTGCTGGTGGTGGGCGTCGGTCTCGTGCTGATCGGCGTGGGGATCGCGAGTGCCTGGCGCGGACTGAACGACAAGTGGCGCAAGGACCTCGAGGTCGACGGCCAGACCGGCCACATCGGCACGGTGGTCACCGTGCTGGCGCGCGTCGGCTACACCGGCCGCGCCGTCGCCTTCGCGCTGATCGCCTGGCTGTTCGTGCTCGCCGGCCTCACGCACGACCCGAAGAAGTCCGGCGGCCTGGACCAGGCGGTCGTCCGGTTCCGCGACGAGCCGTGGGGGCCGTGGGTGCTGGTGGCGGTCGCTGTCGGCCTCGGCTGCTACGGCGCCTTCCACGTCGCCCGCGGCTGGTACCTGCGCAACCGCTGA
- the prcB gene encoding proteasome subunit beta, whose translation MSGDARIPAAFLRPGTSSFSDFIAENAPDLLPARRSLPAGSVDQLAPHGTTIVAATFPGGVVMAGDRRATMGNVIAQRDIEKVFPADEYSVVGIAGTAGLAVEMVRLFQVELEHYEKIEGTLLSLDGKANRLSALIRANLGMAMQGLAVVPMFAGYDLASRVGRIFGYDVTGGRHEEASFFTVGSGSLFARGALKKLWREGMSGEDTVRVCLQALYDAADDDSATGGPDLTRRIFPMVWMVTADGVRRLDEESVAGLVDELYGARMLRPDGPPAALPGSAEHGEDA comes from the coding sequence ATGAGTGGTGACGCCCGGATCCCGGCTGCCTTCCTGCGCCCCGGGACCAGCTCCTTCAGCGACTTCATCGCCGAGAACGCCCCCGACCTGCTGCCGGCCCGCCGTTCGCTGCCTGCCGGCAGCGTCGACCAGCTGGCGCCGCACGGCACGACCATCGTCGCCGCCACCTTCCCCGGTGGTGTGGTGATGGCCGGCGACCGGCGCGCCACCATGGGCAACGTCATCGCCCAGCGCGACATCGAGAAGGTCTTCCCCGCCGACGAGTACTCCGTGGTCGGCATCGCCGGCACCGCCGGGCTGGCCGTGGAGATGGTGCGGCTGTTCCAGGTCGAGCTGGAGCACTACGAGAAGATCGAGGGCACCCTGCTCTCGCTGGACGGCAAGGCCAACCGCCTCTCCGCCCTGATCCGCGCCAACCTCGGCATGGCCATGCAGGGCCTGGCCGTGGTGCCCATGTTCGCCGGCTACGACCTCGCCTCCCGCGTGGGGCGGATCTTCGGCTACGACGTCACCGGTGGCCGCCACGAGGAGGCGTCGTTCTTCACCGTCGGCTCCGGCTCGCTGTTCGCCCGGGGCGCGCTGAAGAAGCTGTGGCGCGAGGGGATGAGCGGCGAGGACACCGTGCGCGTCTGCCTGCAGGCGCTGTACGACGCCGCCGACGACGACTCCGCCACCGGCGGCCCGGACCTGACCCGCCGGATCTTCCCGATGGTGTGGATGGTGACCGCCGACGGTGTGCGCCGCCTGGACGAGGAGAGCGTCGCCGGGCTGGTCGACGAGCTGTACGGCGCCCGGATGCTGCGCCCCGACGGACCGCCGGCCGCGTTGCCGGGCAGCGCCGAGCACGGAGAGGACGCCTGA
- the prcA gene encoding proteasome subunit alpha produces MSTPFYVSPEQLMKDRADFARKGIARGRSLAAVQFADGVLLVTENPSQALHKVSELYDRLAFAAVGRYNEFENLRIAGVRLADMRGYAYDRRDVTGRGLANAYAQTLGTIFSSGGEKPYEVEIFVAEVGDAPEDDQIYRLTYEGRVADEHGYAVMGGDADTVAAYLEQHYTPGASLADALRVAVAALGHTSNDRGQGADRVIPVDDLEVAVLDRSRLQPRKFRRILPAQLEDVLGNRGPSEAAPQQHSSETPIALGTSEGAQSPDVSSPGNGRDNGQDKGQDKGQGEPPVAPPL; encoded by the coding sequence ATGAGCACTCCGTTCTACGTCTCGCCCGAGCAGCTGATGAAGGACCGGGCGGACTTCGCCCGCAAGGGCATCGCCCGGGGCCGCTCGCTCGCAGCGGTCCAGTTCGCCGACGGCGTGCTGCTGGTCACCGAGAACCCCTCGCAGGCGCTGCACAAGGTCTCCGAGCTCTACGACCGGCTCGCGTTCGCAGCCGTCGGTCGCTACAACGAGTTCGAGAACCTGCGCATCGCCGGGGTGCGGCTGGCCGACATGCGTGGCTACGCCTACGACCGCCGCGACGTGACCGGTCGCGGCCTGGCCAACGCCTACGCGCAGACCCTCGGCACGATCTTCTCCTCCGGCGGCGAGAAGCCGTACGAGGTGGAGATCTTCGTCGCCGAGGTCGGCGACGCGCCCGAGGACGACCAGATCTACCGGCTGACCTACGAGGGCCGGGTCGCCGACGAGCACGGCTACGCCGTGATGGGGGGCGACGCGGACACGGTGGCGGCCTACCTCGAGCAGCACTACACGCCGGGCGCCTCGCTGGCCGACGCGCTGCGGGTCGCCGTGGCCGCGCTGGGCCACACCAGCAACGACCGCGGCCAGGGCGCGGACCGCGTCATCCCGGTCGACGACCTGGAGGTCGCGGTGCTCGACCGGAGCCGGCTGCAGCCCCGCAAGTTCCGCCGGATCCTGCCTGCCCAGCTCGAGGACGTGCTCGGCAACCGCGGGCCGTCGGAGGCCGCGCCGCAGCAGCACAGCTCGGAGACGCCGATCGCGCTCGGGACGTCTGAGGGCGCGCAGAGCCCGGACGTCAGCTCCCCGGGCAACGGCCGGGACAACGGCCAGGACAAGGGCCAGGACAAGGGCCAGGGCGAGCCGCCGGTGGCGCCTCCGCTCTGA
- a CDS encoding site-2 protease family protein, which produces MAAPDPAPPSVPRGMLRIGRIAGSDVLVSSSWFLIAALIAYLMGPRVEQVQAGLGAWKYVVGLAFAIALYLAILLHEASHALVARRLGFRVESITLHFLGGATAISGEARRPRQEFWIAVVGPLTSLAVGAVALVACLAMPPGLTRLLLEGLAGANLLIGVLNLVPGLPLDGGRVLKAGVWAATGRSYIGTVAAAWGGRITALAVAAWAILAANAGALVDPLLLTIVALFLWVGASQSLHTARVVERLSGLDAKTLARPALPVADDLPLAEALRRAEESGTPSIVTVSASGLPVGVVDPRAVAATPPERRPWVPASAVARRLDDGSALPESVSGTELVEALRRTPANAYVLLAPDGSVHGVLLGSDIARAARGR; this is translated from the coding sequence ATGGCCGCGCCCGACCCAGCACCACCGTCCGTGCCCCGCGGGATGCTCCGCATCGGCCGGATCGCGGGCAGCGACGTGCTGGTCTCCAGCTCCTGGTTCCTGATCGCGGCACTGATCGCCTACCTGATGGGGCCGCGGGTGGAGCAGGTGCAGGCCGGCCTCGGCGCTTGGAAGTACGTGGTCGGCCTGGCGTTCGCGATCGCCCTCTACCTCGCCATCCTGCTGCACGAGGCGTCGCACGCGCTGGTGGCCCGCCGCCTCGGCTTCCGGGTCGAGTCCATCACGCTGCACTTCCTCGGTGGCGCCACCGCGATCTCCGGCGAGGCCCGGCGGCCCCGGCAGGAGTTCTGGATCGCCGTGGTCGGTCCGCTGACCTCGCTCGCCGTCGGTGCGGTGGCGCTCGTGGCGTGCCTGGCCATGCCGCCCGGGCTCACCCGGTTGCTGCTCGAGGGCCTGGCCGGGGCCAACCTGCTCATCGGCGTCCTCAACCTCGTGCCCGGCCTGCCCCTGGACGGCGGCCGGGTGCTCAAGGCCGGCGTGTGGGCCGCCACCGGTCGTTCCTACATCGGCACCGTGGCCGCCGCCTGGGGCGGTCGGATCACCGCGCTCGCCGTCGCCGCCTGGGCGATCCTCGCCGCCAACGCCGGCGCGCTGGTCGACCCGCTGCTGCTCACCATCGTCGCTCTCTTCTTGTGGGTCGGCGCCTCGCAGTCGCTGCACACCGCCCGCGTCGTGGAGCGACTCAGCGGGCTGGACGCCAAGACGTTGGCCCGCCCTGCGCTGCCGGTGGCCGACGACCTCCCGCTGGCCGAGGCGCTGCGCCGGGCCGAGGAGAGCGGCACCCCCAGCATCGTCACCGTCAGCGCCAGCGGGTTGCCCGTGGGCGTCGTCGACCCGCGCGCCGTCGCCGCCACCCCGCCCGAGCGCCGGCCGTGGGTGCCCGCCTCGGCGGTGGCGCGGCGCCTCGACGACGGCTCCGCCCTGCCCGAGTCGGTCTCCGGCACCGAGCTGGTGGAGGCGCTGCGGCGCACGCCCGCGAACGCCTACGTGCTGCTCGCCCCTGACGGCTCCGTGCACGGCGTCCTGCTCGGCTCGGACATCGCCCGAGCCGCCCGCGGCCGCTGA
- a CDS encoding ubiquitin-like protein Pup: MAQEQKQPRRSEENEEATEVAPETTEPAVAERKEALDDDVDAILDEIDDVLETNAEDFVKSFIQKGGE, translated from the coding sequence ATGGCCCAGGAGCAGAAGCAGCCGCGCCGCTCGGAGGAGAACGAGGAGGCGACCGAGGTCGCCCCCGAGACCACCGAGCCGGCAGTCGCCGAGCGCAAGGAAGCCCTCGACGATGACGTCGACGCGATCCTCGACGAGATCGACGACGTCCTCGAGACCAACGCCGAGGACTTCGTGAAGTCGTTCATCCAGAAGGGTGGCGAGTGA
- a CDS encoding tRNA (adenine-N1)-methyltransferase produces the protein MSDTIPDVPPEAWSGVHRGPLREGEWVRLVDAKGRRHNFALQAGKRFFSNKGHLEHDELIGREEGFTVTSSVGGEYLVFRPLLSEYVVSMPRGAAVVYPKDSAQIIAMADIFPGAHVVEAGVGSGALTCSLLRAVGPYGRVSSYERREEFADVARRNVTQFFGAPEGQTHPAWNLTIGDLAEALPASGERCDRIILDMLAPWDCLDAAADALLPGGIVCAYVATTTQLSKFVEAVRVHGGFTEPAPWESLVRDWHVEGLAVRPGHKMIGHTAFLVTARRMAPGQRAPLKKRRPAPGAYGPDYTGPRPPGIPDVPAED, from the coding sequence GTGAGCGACACCATCCCCGACGTGCCCCCCGAGGCCTGGTCCGGCGTCCACCGCGGTCCGCTGCGCGAGGGCGAGTGGGTCCGCCTGGTCGACGCCAAGGGCCGCCGGCACAACTTCGCGCTGCAGGCGGGCAAGCGGTTCTTCTCCAACAAGGGCCACCTCGAGCACGACGAGCTGATCGGCCGCGAGGAGGGCTTCACCGTCACATCCTCGGTCGGCGGGGAGTACCTCGTCTTCCGGCCTCTGCTCTCGGAGTACGTCGTCTCCATGCCCCGCGGGGCCGCGGTGGTCTATCCCAAGGACTCCGCGCAGATCATCGCGATGGCCGACATCTTCCCCGGCGCGCACGTGGTCGAGGCCGGCGTCGGCTCCGGGGCGTTGACCTGCTCGCTGCTGCGCGCCGTCGGGCCCTACGGCCGGGTGTCGTCGTACGAGCGCCGCGAGGAGTTCGCCGACGTCGCCCGCCGCAACGTCACCCAGTTCTTCGGCGCCCCCGAGGGCCAGACCCACCCGGCCTGGAACCTGACGATCGGAGACCTGGCCGAGGCGCTGCCGGCCTCCGGCGAGCGCTGCGACCGGATCATCCTCGACATGCTCGCCCCCTGGGACTGCCTCGACGCCGCGGCGGACGCCCTGCTGCCCGGCGGCATCGTGTGCGCCTACGTCGCCACCACCACCCAGCTGTCGAAGTTCGTCGAGGCGGTGCGGGTGCACGGCGGCTTCACCGAGCCCGCCCCGTGGGAGTCCCTGGTCCGCGACTGGCACGTCGAGGGCCTGGCCGTGCGCCCGGGCCACAAGATGATTGGCCACACCGCCTTCCTGGTCACTGCGCGCCGGATGGCGCCGGGACAGCGGGCCCCGCTGAAGAAGCGGCGCCCGGCACCGGGTGCCTACGGACCGGACTACACCGGCCCCCGCCCGCCGGGGATTCCGGACGTGCCCGCGGAGGACTGA
- the dop gene encoding depupylase/deamidase Dop: MSVRRVMGTEIEYGIAVPGQPSANPMVASSQVVNAYASATLRARRARWDFEEESPLRDARGFDMSRQVADPTQLTDEDLGLANVILTNGARLYVDHAHPEYATPEVVTPLDVVRWEKAGEQVMFDAARLAAQLPGNPTIVLYKNNTDNKGASYGAHENYLMRRSTPFADIVRHLTPFFVSRQVVCGAGRVGRGQDGRKHGYQISQRADFFEVEVGLETTLKRPIINTRDEPHADPEKYRRLHVIIGDANLSEIATYLKVGTTSLVLAMIEDRFIDRDLSVVSPVSALRAVSHDPSLRHRMRLADGRELTGVQLQMEYLDLARKYVEDRYGADADEQTVDVLSRWEDVLVRLETDPMSLADQLDWVAKLRLIEQYRSRDGLAWDDAKLQLIDYQYSDIRPEKGLYHRLQRAGRIQRLLTDAEVDAAMTDPPTQTRAYFRGRCLEKYADHIAAASWDSVIFDLPGRDSLQRVPTIDPLRGSRSHVGPLIDSCDSAEELVRALTR; the protein is encoded by the coding sequence ATGAGCGTGCGGCGAGTCATGGGCACCGAGATCGAGTACGGCATCGCCGTGCCCGGCCAGCCGAGCGCGAACCCGATGGTCGCCTCCTCGCAAGTCGTCAACGCCTACGCCTCGGCCACGCTGCGTGCGCGCCGGGCGCGGTGGGACTTCGAGGAGGAGTCCCCGCTGCGCGACGCCCGCGGGTTCGACATGTCGCGGCAGGTCGCCGACCCCACCCAGCTCACCGACGAGGACCTCGGGCTGGCGAACGTGATCCTGACCAACGGCGCCCGGCTCTACGTCGACCACGCCCATCCGGAGTACGCCACGCCTGAGGTGGTCACGCCGTTGGACGTGGTGCGCTGGGAGAAGGCCGGCGAGCAGGTGATGTTCGACGCCGCCCGGCTGGCCGCCCAGCTGCCCGGCAACCCGACGATCGTGCTGTACAAGAACAACACCGACAACAAGGGTGCCTCCTACGGCGCGCACGAGAACTACCTGATGCGCCGCTCCACCCCGTTCGCCGACATCGTCCGGCACCTCACCCCGTTCTTCGTCAGCCGCCAGGTCGTGTGCGGGGCGGGCCGGGTGGGCCGGGGCCAGGACGGGCGCAAGCACGGCTACCAGATCAGCCAGCGCGCCGACTTCTTCGAGGTCGAGGTGGGGCTGGAGACCACCCTGAAGCGGCCCATCATCAACACCCGCGACGAGCCGCACGCCGACCCGGAGAAGTACCGGCGGCTGCACGTGATCATCGGCGACGCCAACCTCTCCGAGATCGCCACCTACCTCAAGGTGGGCACCACGTCGCTGGTGCTGGCGATGATCGAGGACCGGTTCATCGACCGCGACCTCTCCGTCGTGTCCCCGGTCTCCGCGCTGCGGGCGGTCTCCCACGACCCCTCCCTGCGGCACCGGATGCGGCTTGCCGACGGCCGCGAGCTGACCGGGGTGCAGCTGCAGATGGAGTACCTCGACCTGGCCCGCAAGTACGTCGAGGACCGGTACGGCGCCGACGCGGACGAGCAGACCGTGGACGTGCTGAGCCGGTGGGAGGACGTGCTCGTCCGGCTGGAGACGGACCCGATGTCGCTGGCCGACCAGCTCGACTGGGTCGCGAAGCTGAGGCTGATCGAGCAGTACCGCTCCCGCGACGGCCTGGCCTGGGACGACGCGAAGCTCCAGCTCATCGACTACCAGTACTCCGACATCCGCCCCGAGAAGGGGCTCTACCACCGGCTGCAGCGGGCCGGGCGGATCCAGCGGCTGCTCACCGACGCCGAGGTGGACGCCGCGATGACCGACCCGCCCACCCAGACCCGGGCCTACTTCCGCGGCCGGTGCCTGGAGAAGTACGCCGACCACATCGCCGCGGCGTCGTGGGACTCGGTGATCTTCGACCTGCCCGGGCGGGACTCCCTGCAGCGGGTGCCGACCATCGATCCGCTGCGCGGCAGCCGGTCGCACGTGGGCCCACTGATCGACTCCTGCGACAGCGCCGAGGAACTGGTCCGCGCACTCACCCGCTGA